The Epinephelus lanceolatus isolate andai-2023 chromosome 1, ASM4190304v1, whole genome shotgun sequence genome has a window encoding:
- the LOC117257372 gene encoding ADP-ribosylation factor-like protein 8B, with protein MLALINRLLDWFRSLFWKEEMELTLVGLQYSGKTTFVNVIASGQFSEDMIPTVGFNMRKVTKGNVTIKIWDIGGQPRFRSMWERYCRGVNAIVYMVDAADREKIEASRNELHNLLDKPQLQGIPVLVLGNKRDLPNALDEKQLIEKMNLSAIQDREICCYSVSCKEKDNIDITLQWLIQHSKSRRS; from the exons ATGCTGGCCCTCATAAACAGGCTGTTGGACTGGTTCAGGTCTCTTTTTTGGAAGGAAGAGATGGAGCTGACGTTGGTGGGACTTCAGTACTCCGGAAAGACCACATTCGTCAATGTGATTGCA TCAGGCCAGTTCAGTGAAGACATGATTCCCACAGTTGGTTTCAACATGCGGAAGGTCACTAAAGGCAATGTGACAATAAAG ATATGGGACATAGGCGGACAGCCTCGCTTCAGAAGCATGTGGGAGCGCTACTGTCGAGGAGTCAATGCTATTGT TTACATGGTGGATGCAGCAGACCGAGAGAAGATAGAAGCTTCCAGAAATGAACTGCACAACCTTTTAGACAAACCACAGCTACAAGGAATTCCT gttCTAGTACTGGGCAACAAACGAGACCTACCCAACGCACTTGATGAGAAGCAGCTCATTGAAAAAAT GAATCTATCTGCCATCCAGGACCGAGAGATCTGCTGCTATTCTGTCTCCTGCAAAGAGAAAGACAATATAG ATATCACGCTGCAGTGGCTCATCCAGCATTCAAAGTCACGGAGAAGCTGA
- the LOC117257505 gene encoding N-acylethanolamine-hydrolyzing acid amidase-like, giving the protein MMVRAAVLLLGWLGLVVSCRAQVVAPPTLNISLDEDPELRWLPLTKAFDVDYLKKAAAEVIDSTVPKWVHHALAPVVTALAKYVPQPYAGEIRGMASHLGGSIADVIILNFAYEVSAFCTSIVAQDKNGHVYHGRNLDYPHPVLRNLTININFLKNGEVAYSGTSFAGYVGLWTGQSPKKFTVSGDQRGTEHWWNWWKNVVSAFLFRRSPVSWLVRETLEEAENFQDAVMRLSKIPIITGVYYIVGGVRAGEGTVITRDRTGPADIWPLDPLNGEWFRVETNFDHWLPPPARDHRREAANKALNATGQDHINMETLYQVLSLPPVCNGITVYTTIMSAATPEQYNTVVRAQGCQPS; this is encoded by the exons ATGATGGTGCGGGCTGCGGTGTTGCTGCTCGGATGGCTCGGACTCGTAGTGTCGTGCCGGGCTCAGGTGGTCGCTCCCCCCACACTGAATATCAGCCTGGACGAGGATCCAGAGCTGCGATGGTTGCCTCTTACCAAAGCCTTTGACGTAGACTACCTGAAGAAAGCTGCCGCAGAGGTCATTGA CTCTACAGTCCCAAAATGGGTGCATCATGCATTGGCACCTGTTGTGACAGCCTTGGCAAAGTATGTTCCTCAGCCATATGCAGGGGAGATCCGTGGCATGGCCTCGCACTTGGGAGGAAGCATCGCAGACGTCATCATACTCAACTTTGCCTATGAAGTATCTGC ATTTTGCACTAGCATCGTAGCACAGGACAAAAATGGGCACGTGTACCATGGCAGGAACCTTGATTATCCACATCCTGTTCTGAGGAATCTGACCATCAACATAAATTTCCTCAAGAATGGAGAG GTGGCGTACAGTGGAACTTCATTCGCAGGCTACGTCGGCCTGTGGACGGGACAGAGTCCTAAAAAGTTTACCGTCTCTGGCGACCAACGAG GCACTGAACACTGGTGGAACTGGTGGAAGAATGTGGTGTCTGCCTTCCTCTTTCGGAGGTCCCCAGTCAGCTGGCTGGTTAGGGAG ACACTGGAGGAAGCAGAAAACTTCCAGGATGCTGTGATGCGTCTCTCCAAAATTCCCATAATCACTGGGGTGTATTACATTGTTGGTGGGGTGCGAGCAGGGGAAGGAACCGTCATCACCAGAGACCGAACGGGCCCCGCTGATATCTGGCCACTGGATCCCTTGAATGGAGA aTGGTTCAGAGTGGAGACAAACTTTGACCACTGGCTTCCTCCTCCAGCCAGGGATCATCGGAG AGAGGCAGCCAACAAAGCACTAAATGCTACTGGCCAAGATCACATCAACATGGAGACACTTTATCAG GTTCTGTCGCTGCCTCCAGTGTGTAACGG AATAACCGTTTACACGACAATAATGAGTGCAGCAACCCCAGAGCAGTACAACACAGTTGTAAGGGCGCAG GGCTGCCAACCGTCGTGA